In one window of Trichoderma breve strain T069 chromosome 7 map unlocalized scaffold00008, whole genome shotgun sequence DNA:
- a CDS encoding AAR2 protein domain-containing protein: MSPNSVSVLGAHPYGSLHVVQPDEPMDIEERQDSLPPPLDPPENLNSQKQVQFSDARTEIRDDSSSLSNSVSMSHSMGGGDVLLILDLPEVYLVGYDTTSFTARHFGGIRDIPPGPHFFWVTHPDSGAVRTGFWIVSSGTHQVHVLQWDKFNETVLEPSRAEARIQAENLDSFHDKLVPYNDPSSVNPEGEKLDTTVQKAANEKWKIWKQLSGHVIEQVLSRVTGQHASSWHVDTTDRVKGAVLLGAEMELEIRFANHVLQSRELNFSFSQHSKTYSANTLGAARSLAATDATSYMMSVMSEPNNELAEVDVVGELQFAFIVGVHLGNDACIQQWWHMVLKLILKAYLLPEYRPVLAAKLLQTIAAQLQYSSEWLDESIMDYSGSNSQELRLALIIYKRRLEEVLRSLGTDATPEQTKVGTAFARVEAEVVALGWDLHADYLRKGKVMMEDGEEVEVEMAELQAEDERGEWAPEVVELDEHGRQRDLVSWND, translated from the coding sequence ATGTCCCCCAACTCGGTTTCTGTGCTCGGTGCCCATCCTTATGGATCTCTTCATGTTGTCCAGCCCGACGAGCCCATGGATATAGAAGAACGCCAAGATAGTCTGCCACCTCCTCTAGACCCCCCTGAGAACCTGAATAGCCAAAAACAAGTTCAGTTTAGCGATGCTCGGACAGAGATCCGAGACGACTCGTCGAGTCTATCAAACAGTGTGTCCATGAGCCACTCCATGGGCGGAGGAGACGTTCTCCTCATTTTGGACCTGCCAGAAGTCTATCTCGTGGGATACGACACCACCTCATTCACTGCCAGGCACTTTGGAGGCATCAGAGATATCCCGCCCGGCCCTCATTTCTTCTGGGTAACTCATCCCGACAGCGGCGCCGTCAGGACTGGTTTCTGGATTGTATCCTCTGGCACACACCAAGTTCATGTTTTGCAATGGGACAAGTTCAACGAGACCGTGCTTGAACCTTCGCGAGCAGAGGCCCGAATTCAAGCTGAAAACCTCGACAGTTTTCATGACAAGCTGGTCCCTTATAATGACCCCTCGTCCGTCAATCCAGAGGGAGAAAAGCTTGATACAACCGTCCAAAAGGCAGCGAATGAGAAATGGAAGATATGGAAACAGTTATCTGGGCACGTCATCGAACAGGTGCTCAGCCGCGTTACCGGGCAGCACGCCAGCAGTTGGCATGTCGATACAACGGATCGTGTCAAGGGAGCTGTCCTTTTAGGCGCAGAGATGGAGCTTGAAATAAGATTCGCAAACCACGTGCTCCAATCGAGAGAACTCAACTTCAGCTTCTCGCAGCACTCAAAGACATATTCTGCTAATACTCTGGGAGCCGCTCGAAGCTTGGCTGCTACAGATGCAACGTCCTACATGATGTCTGTCATGAGTGAACCCAACAACGAGCTAGCCGAAGTTGACGTTGTTGGGGAACTGCAGTTTGCCTTTATTGTCGGCGTGCATCTTGGAAATGATGCCTGTATCCAGCAGTGGTGGCATATGGTGCTCAAGCTCATCCTCAAGGCATATCTTTTGCCGGAGTACCGCCCAGTTCTCGCTGCTAAGCTACTACAGACCATTGCCGCGCAGCTTCAATATAGCTCCGAGTGGCTGGATGAGTCCATCATGGACTATAGCGGCTCCAACAGCCAAGAGCTGAGGCTTGCCCTCATCATCTACAAACGCCGGCTGGAAGAGGTCCTCAGAAGCCTCGGCACTGACGCCACACCCGAACAGACCAAAGTCGGCACCGCGTTCGCCAGAGTGGAAGCCGAAGTCGTGGCCCTCGGGTGGGATCTGCATGCCGACTACCTGAGAAAGGGTAAAGTGATGATGgaagacggcgaggaagTCGAGGTGGAAATGGCGGAGCTGCAGGCTGAAGACGAGCGTGGCGAGTGGGCGCCCGAAGTTGTCGAGCTTGACGAGCATGGACGCCAGCGGGACTTGGTGTCGTGGAACGATTAG
- a CDS encoding ribosomal protein s9/S16 domain-containing protein: protein MSSTQSVQCFGKKKTATAVAHCKAGRGLVKVNGRPLSLVQPEILRFKVYEPLLVVGLDKFANVDIRVRVTGGGHTSQIYAIRQAIAKSLIAYYQKYVDEHSKNLLKQALVQFDRTLLVADNRRCEPKKFGGPGARARYQKSYR from the exons ATGTCGTCAACTCAGAGCGTGCAATGCTtcggcaagaagaagacggccacTGCCGTCGCCCACTGCAAG GCTGGCCGTGGTCTCGTCAAGGTCAACGGCCGACCTCTGTCTCTGGTCCAGCCTGAGATCCTCCGCTTCAAG GTCTACGAGCCCCTCCTGGTTGTCGGCCTCGACAAGTTCGCCAACGTCGACATCCGCGTCCGCGTCACCGGTGGTGGTCACACTTCTCAGATCTACGCCATCCGCCAGGCCATCGCCAAGTCCCTCATCGCCTACTACCAGAAGTACGTCGACGAGCACTCCAAGAACCTGCTGAAGCAGGCCCTCGTCCAGTTCGACCGCACCCTGCTGGTCGCCGACAACCGCCGCTGCGAGCCCAAGAAGTTTGGTGGTCCCGGTGCTCGTGCCAGGTACCAGAAGTCTTACCGATAA
- a CDS encoding ribosomal protein l32 domain-containing protein, with translation MVAAKKHVPIVKKHKTRFARHQSDRFDRVDASWRKPKGIDGRVRRRFRGTIRMPKIGYGSNKKTRFLTPSGHKAFLVHNVKDLELLLMHNRTHAAEIASAVSSRKRIDIISRAKQIGVKVTNAKAKVTTEV, from the exons ATGGTCGCCGCCAAGAAGCACGTCCCCATCGTCAAGAAGC ACAAGACCCGCTTCGCCCGTCACCAGAGTGACCGGTTCGATCGTGTCGATGCCAGCTGGAGAAAGCCCAAGGGTATCGATGGACGTGTCCGCAGACGTTTCAGGGGCACTATCCGCATGCCCAAG ATCGGCTATGGCTCCAACAAGAAGACCCGTTTCTTGACTCCCTCCGGCCACAAGGCTTTCCTCGTCCACAACGTCAAGGaccttgagctgctgctgatgcacAACCGAACCCACGCTGCCGA GATTGCCAGCGCCGTCTCATCCCGAAAGCGaatcgacatcatctcccgCGCCAAGCAGATCGGTGTCAAGGTCACAAacgccaaggccaaggtcaCAACGGAGGTCTAA
- a CDS encoding glutamate/Leucine/Phenylalanine/Valine dehydrogenase domain-containing protein translates to MASPVPLKPKSVAQIQTAESDSSRGPSPQPTHVSVPPVPLALRNGHRVLRSATVGYVAPQFEGKTEQIKAVKAIIQQGGWLPDTLIDEQIEWFYEKLGIDDVYFHIETPDVIANQITSLYAAKVAAHSREDKQEEIRLDMEANDHAIYIDTSEPGKGHVGGPRYESRLESKYLDHQGKSKYRVETFRSPAAIGASPNSKATVRCYFVYQCHFKQSPESTDPKETRIEVISDVGFWQKATANTKQVYQEIIELAVNRAGPVIEVFDIEGSPEKRLVVAFRSRTARGIFSTLSDLYHYYGVTSSRKYVEQFSNGITVMSAYLRPASNLEGYFPSIDASIHQITKEISLLYCLPQNKFHHLFATGELSLQESVYAHSAWVFVQHFLNRLGPEYASLSEILDSKQNAHAALLSKLKRRLRTETFTPDYILEIIQSYPELVRLLYAAFANVHLGVPQDTNVILATPAVEVMSDEKLRDKISKTVSNEHDEMVMTAFRVFNNAILKTNYFTPTKVALSFRLDPSFLPEAEYPKPLYGMFLVIGAESRGFHLRFRDISRGGIRIVKSRTKEAYGINARNIFDENYGLASTQQRKNKDIPEGGSKGVILLDPKQQDKATEAFEKYIDSILDLLLPAETPGIKNPIVDLYGKEEILFMGPDENTADLVDWATEHAKARGAPWWKSFFTGKSPKLGGIPHDKYGMTTLSVREYVKGIYRKLELDPSQVRKMQTGGPDGDLGSNEILLSNEKYTAVVDGAGVLADPNGLDKDELIRLARKRAMISEYDISKLSKDGYRVLCEENNVTLPSGEVVNNGTSFRNTYHLRETNSTDSFVPCGGRPESIDLISVNRLIKDGKSIIPYIVEGANLFITQDAKLRLEAAGCILFKDASANKGGVTSSSLEVLASLSFDTEGFIEHMCVDHKTGKAPQFYNDYVREVQAKIQENARLEFEAIWREHEQTGIARSILSDKLSVAITDLDEKLQHSDLWDNENIRKGVLRNALPNLLLNKIGLDTIISRVPENYLRAIFGSYLASRFVYEFGSQPSQFAFFDFMTKKLAEISGQANGTEQVRRMSISQH, encoded by the exons ATGGCTTCCCCAGTCCCTCTCAAGCCCAAGTCTGTGGCTCAGATTCAAACCGCTGAATCAGACTCAAGTCGTGgcccttctcctcagcccaCCCACGTCAGCGTCCCTCCCGTCCCTCTGGCCTTGAGAAATGGCCACCGAGTTCTGCGCTCTGCCACAGTCGGCTACGTTGCTCCCCAGTTTGAGGGAAAGACGGAGCAGatcaaggctgtcaaggccatcatccAGCAGGGTGGCTGGCTCCCCGATACTCTGATCGACGAGCAGATTGAGTGGTTCTACGAAAAGCTCGGCATCGACGATGTCTACTTCCACATTGAGACCCCCGATGTCATCGCCAACCAAATCACTTCCCTCTATGCCGCCAAGGTTGCTGCCCACTCAAGAGAGGACAAGCAGGAGGAGATCCGCCTGGACATGGAGGCCAACGACCACGCCATCTACATCGACACCAGCGAGCCCGGCAAGGGTCACGTTGGCGGACCTAGATACGAGTCCCGTCTCGAGTCCAAGTATCTGGACCACCAGGGCAAGAGCAAGTACCGTGTCGAGACTTTCCGGTCACCGGCCGCCATTGGCGCCAGCCCCAACTCCAAGGCCACTGTTCGCTGCTACTTCGTGTACCAGTGCCACTTCAAGCAGAGCCCCGAGAGCACCGACCCCAAGGAGACCAGAATCGAGGTCATCTCTGATGTTGGTTTCTGGCAAAAGGCCACCGCCAACACCAAGCAGGTGTACCAGGAGATTATTGAGCTCGCCGTCAACAGGGCCGGTCCCGTCATTGAGGTCTTTGACATTGAGGGCTCCCCCGAGAAGCGTCTGGTTGTTGCTTTCCGCAGCCGCACTGCCCGAGGCATCTTCTCAACTCTCAGTGACCTGTACCACTACTATGGCGTCACCAGCTCAAGAAAGTACGTGGAGCAGTTCTCCAACGGCATCACTGTCATGAGTGCCTATCTCCGCCCTGCCTCCAACCTCGAGGGCTACTTCCCTTCCATCGATGCCTCCATCCACCAGATCACCAAGGAAATCTCCCTCCTCTACTGCTTGCCCCAGAACAAGTTCCACCACCTGTTTGCCACTGGCGAGCTGAGTCTGCAGGAGTCCGTCTACGCCCACAGCGCGTGGGTGTTTGTCCAGCACTTCCTGAACCGTCTCGGTCCCGAGTATGCTTCTCTGTCCGAGATTCTGGACTCCAAGCAGAACGCCCATGCGGCTCTGCTGTCCAAGCTCAAGCGACGTCTGCGTACCGAGACTTTCACTCCCGACTACATCCTCGAGATCATCCAGTCGTACCCTGAGCTTGTTCGCCTGCTCTACGCTGCCTTTGCCAACGTGCACCTCGGTGTTCCCCAGGATACCAATGTGATCTTGGCCACTCCTGCTGTCGAGGTCATGTCTGACGAGAAGCTCCGAGACAAGATCTCCAAGACCGTCTCCAACGAGCACGACGAGATGGTCATGACCGCCTTCCGAGTCTTCAACAACGCCATCCTCAAGACCAACTACTTCACCCCTACCAAGGTCGCCCTCAGCTTCCGTCTGGACCCCTCTTTCCTGCCAGAGGCCGAGTACCCCAAGCCTCTGTACGGTATGTTCTTGGTCATTGGTGCCGAGTCTCGCGGTTTCCACCTCCGTTTCCGAGACATTTCTCGTGGTGGTATCCGTATCGTCAAGTCTCGCACCAAGGAGGCGTATGGCATCAACGCCCGTAACATCTTTGACGAGAACTACGGCCTTGCCAGCACCCAGCAGcgcaagaacaaggacaTTCCCGAGGGTGGATCCAAGGGTGTCATTCTCTTGGACCCCAAGCAGCAGGACAAGGCCACCGAGGCCTTTGAGAAGTACATCGATAGTATCCTGGATCTTCTCCTGCCCGCGGAGACTCCTGGCATCAAGAACCCCATTGTCGACCTGTACGGCAAGGAGGAGATCCTGTTCATGGGTCCCGACGAGAACACGGCCGACTTGGTCGACTGGGCCACCGAGCACGCCAAGGCTCGTGGTGCCCCGTGGTGGAAGTCTTTCTTCACCGGCAAGTCTCCCAAGCTCGGTGGTATCCCCCACGACAAGTACGGCATGACCACCCTGTCCGTGCGCGAGTACGTCAAGGGCATCTACCGCAAGCTCGAGCTGGACCCCTCTCAGGTCAGGAAGATGCAGACCGGTGGCCCCGACGGCGACTTGGGCAGCAACGAAATCCTTCTCAGCAACGAAAAGTACACTGCCGTTGTCGACGGCGCCGGTGTATTGGCGGACCCCAACGGCCTGGACAAGGACGAGCTCATTCGCCTGGCCCGAAAGCGTGCCATGATCAGCGAGTacgacatctccaagctgTCCAAGGATGGATACCGCGTCCTTTGCGAGGAGAACAACGTCACACTGCCGAGCGGAGAGGTTGTCAACAACGGCACTTCATTCCGCAACACATACCACCTGCGTGAGACCAACTCGACCGACTCGTTTGTGCCTTGCGGTGGCCGACCCGAGTCCATTGACCTTATCTCGGTCAACAGGCTcatcaaggacggcaagagCATCATCCCCTACATTGTCGAGGGTGCCAACCTGTTCATCACCCAGGACGCCAAGCTCCGCTTGGAGGCTGCGGGCTGCATTCTCTTCAAGGATGCCTCTGCCAACAAGGGAGGTGTTACCTCTTCTTCGCTGGAAGTCTTGGCCTCTCTGTCGTTTGACACTGAGGGCTTCATCGAGCACATGTGCGTCGACCACAAGACCGGAAAGGCTCCCCAGTTCTACAACGACTATGTCCGAGAAGTCCAGGCCAAGATCCAGGAGAACGCCCGTCTCGAGTTTGAGGCCATCTGGCGCGAGCACGAGCAGACCGGCATTGCCCGATCTATCCTGTCCGACAAGCTTTCAGTGGCCATCACCGACCtcgacgagaagctgcagcattcTGACCTGTGGGACAACGAGAACATCCGCAAGGGTGTCTTGAGGAACGCTCTCCCCAACCTGCTGCTCAACAAGATTGGCCTCGACACCATCATCTCTCGTGTGCCGGAGAACTACCTGCGCGCCATCTTTGGCAGCTACCTGGCCAGCCGATTCGTCTACGAGTTTGgcagccagcccagccagtTTGCCTTCTTTGACTT CAtgaccaagaagctggctgagATTTCAGGCCAAGCCAACGGAACTGAGCAGGTTAGACGCATGTCTATCAGCCAACACTAA